From one Streptomyces sp. SCSIO 30461 genomic stretch:
- a CDS encoding isocitrate lyase/phosphoenolpyruvate mutase family protein, whose translation MTSELASPGTRLRRLLAEPQPTPLMGAHDGLSARIAAEAGFPALWASGLCMSTTLGVRDSDEASWSDLLGLVMRVVEAADLPVLVDGDTGYGNFNTARTFTARAERIGAAGVCFEDKVFPKMNSFFGDSHALVPVDEFSGMIRACRDILRDPEFVIVARTEAFVADAGAEEALRRTEAYRKAGADAVFIHSRSESVDEIAQFMEIWHDRLPVVIAPTTFYRTPPEVFANLGISAVIWANQSLRSAVAAMRRACRVLRTEGPVALEEEIAPLDVVFRLMDYKGLTTDQERYRA comes from the coding sequence ATGACCAGCGAACTCGCGAGTCCTGGAACCCGGTTGCGCCGGCTGCTGGCCGAGCCGCAACCGACCCCGCTCATGGGGGCCCACGACGGGCTGAGCGCACGCATCGCGGCGGAGGCCGGCTTCCCCGCACTGTGGGCGTCCGGACTGTGCATGTCCACCACGCTGGGCGTGCGCGACAGCGACGAGGCATCCTGGAGCGACCTGCTCGGCCTGGTGATGCGCGTCGTGGAGGCGGCGGATCTCCCCGTCCTGGTGGACGGTGACACCGGCTACGGCAACTTCAACACCGCCCGCACCTTCACCGCCCGCGCTGAACGCATCGGAGCAGCGGGCGTCTGCTTCGAGGACAAGGTGTTCCCCAAGATGAACTCCTTCTTCGGGGACAGCCACGCGCTCGTGCCCGTCGACGAGTTCAGCGGAATGATCAGAGCCTGCCGGGACATTCTGCGCGATCCGGAATTCGTGATCGTAGCCCGCACGGAAGCGTTCGTGGCGGATGCCGGCGCGGAGGAAGCCCTCAGGCGGACCGAGGCCTACCGGAAGGCGGGGGCGGACGCCGTCTTCATCCATTCCCGCAGCGAATCCGTGGACGAGATCGCGCAGTTCATGGAGATATGGCACGACCGGCTCCCGGTCGTCATCGCCCCCACCACCTTCTACCGGACGCCGCCCGAGGTGTTCGCGAACCTCGGCATCAGCGCGGTGATCTGGGCCAACCAGAGCCTGCGGTCCGCCGTGGCGGCGATGCGCCGAGCCTGCCGCGTGCTGCGAACGGAGGGACCTGTCGCCCTGGAGGAGGAGATCGCCCCCCTCGACGTCGTCTTCCGACTCATGGACTACAAGGGGCTCACCACGGACCAGGAGCGGTACCGCGCATGA
- the aepY gene encoding phosphonopyruvate decarboxylase, which produces MITAGALVDELAARSVAEVTGVPCSFLTPLINKVASDPSVRYLPATQEGEAVAIATGAWLAGATTCVIAQNSGLGNMVNPLTSLNHPCRIPVPLIVTWRGEPGRPDEPQHELLGAITTDLLTTLGVSHSLIPPGPEDLGAVLDQGWDAMRGRELPHAFVMRKGTIAAETLSEPWPQPSPETKVVRFGDAGRRRPPRRIEALECLLRTVDDRSAVISTAGKCSRELFTLADRPQHFYLVGAMGSASAVGLGVARHSARRVVVVDGDGAALMRLGTLAAIGAEPPLALTHVLLDNQVHDSTGGQRSLSAGTDFPAVAAACGYPSVFDCTDLAGLREALQEAAAAPGPCFVHARIQPGSLEPLGRPTLHPSDVARRFRSFVAGGDRAEAPRTG; this is translated from the coding sequence ATGATCACCGCGGGGGCGCTTGTGGACGAACTGGCCGCCCGGAGCGTGGCCGAGGTGACGGGCGTACCCTGCTCCTTCCTGACACCGCTGATCAACAAGGTGGCGTCGGATCCCTCCGTGCGCTACCTGCCCGCCACCCAGGAGGGCGAGGCCGTGGCGATCGCCACCGGAGCATGGCTGGCAGGCGCGACGACGTGTGTCATAGCCCAGAACTCCGGGCTGGGCAACATGGTCAACCCTCTGACCTCGCTCAACCACCCCTGCCGGATCCCGGTGCCGCTGATCGTCACCTGGCGCGGTGAGCCGGGCAGACCGGACGAACCGCAGCACGAACTGCTCGGCGCGATCACCACCGACCTGCTGACGACGCTCGGTGTCAGCCACTCGCTCATCCCTCCCGGCCCCGAGGATCTCGGGGCCGTACTCGACCAGGGCTGGGACGCGATGCGCGGGCGGGAGCTTCCGCACGCGTTCGTCATGCGGAAGGGGACGATCGCGGCGGAGACGCTGAGCGAGCCGTGGCCGCAGCCGTCACCGGAGACGAAGGTGGTCCGCTTCGGGGATGCCGGGCGACGACGGCCACCACGCCGGATCGAGGCACTGGAGTGCCTGCTCCGTACCGTCGACGATCGGAGCGCCGTCATCTCGACCGCCGGGAAGTGCAGCCGGGAGCTGTTCACTCTCGCCGACCGGCCGCAGCACTTCTACCTGGTCGGCGCGATGGGCTCGGCATCGGCCGTGGGGTTGGGAGTCGCCCGCCACTCGGCCCGCCGGGTCGTCGTCGTCGACGGCGACGGCGCCGCCCTGATGCGCCTGGGCACACTGGCGGCCATCGGGGCGGAGCCGCCGCTGGCGTTGACGCATGTGCTGCTGGACAACCAGGTCCACGATTCCACCGGCGGCCAGCGCAGCCTCTCCGCGGGCACCGACTTCCCCGCGGTGGCGGCTGCCTGCGGCTACCCGAGCGTCTTCGACTGCACCGACCTGGCCGGTCTGCGGGAGGCGCTGCAGGAGGCGGCGGCCGCCCCCGGCCCCTGCTTCGTCCACGCGCGCATCCAGCCCGGTTCGCTGGAGCCGCTCGGGCGGCCGACCCTCCATCCATCCGATGTGGCCCGCAGGTTCCGGTCGTTCGTCGCCGGCGGCGACCGGGCGGAGGCGCCTCGTACGGGATGA
- a CDS encoding TauD/TfdA family dioxygenase: MDAEDGSSVSITPLAGCIGAEIEDIDLAVPLTPRLTAVVRRALEEHRVLIFRDQHLTHDQQIAYAGQFGPPAPSHPWVPHVEGHPYVHALITGNGERPETTDEQRHAALWRNPDFLSGWHSDITAAADPPVFCVLRAEKVPSHGGDTIWADMVTAYERLSAPLRQFADELTAEHRYLVGYVPFGISDAFTRTSVDAGLVAHHPVVRALPDTGKRCLFVNPSFTSHINELTPAESRRILDLLFTHATHRDLTFRHRWTAGDVAMWDNRATIHVAPTDHEKLGQERAMYRVFVAGEPAVGPSGARSRAISGDPYQVGGVRAR, translated from the coding sequence GTGGACGCGGAAGACGGCAGCAGCGTCAGCATCACCCCGCTCGCCGGTTGCATCGGCGCCGAGATCGAGGACATCGACCTCGCCGTTCCCCTCACACCGCGTCTGACCGCCGTCGTCCGGCGGGCTCTGGAAGAGCACAGGGTGCTCATCTTCCGCGACCAGCACCTCACCCACGACCAGCAGATCGCGTACGCCGGGCAGTTCGGCCCTCCCGCCCCCTCCCATCCATGGGTTCCCCATGTCGAGGGGCACCCGTACGTGCACGCCCTGATCACAGGGAACGGTGAGAGACCGGAGACGACCGATGAGCAGCGGCACGCCGCGCTCTGGCGGAACCCGGACTTCCTGTCCGGCTGGCACAGCGACATCACGGCCGCCGCCGACCCTCCCGTGTTCTGCGTGCTGCGCGCCGAAAAGGTCCCGTCGCACGGAGGCGACACCATCTGGGCCGACATGGTGACCGCCTACGAGCGCCTGTCGGCCCCGCTGCGCCAGTTCGCCGACGAGTTGACCGCGGAGCACCGCTACCTGGTCGGCTATGTGCCGTTCGGTATCAGTGACGCGTTCACCCGCACCAGCGTCGATGCCGGGCTGGTCGCGCACCACCCCGTCGTTCGCGCCCTGCCGGACACCGGCAAGCGCTGCCTGTTCGTGAACCCCAGCTTCACCAGCCACATCAACGAGCTGACGCCGGCGGAGAGCAGACGGATCCTCGACCTGCTCTTCACACACGCCACACACCGCGACTTGACGTTCCGACACCGCTGGACGGCGGGCGATGTGGCCATGTGGGACAACCGGGCCACCATCCACGTCGCCCCCACGGACCACGAGAAGCTGGGGCAGGAACGCGCGATGTACCGGGTGTTCGTCGCCGGAGAGCCCGCCGTGGGACCCTCCGGCGCCAGGTCGCGCGCCATCAGCGGTGATCCCTACCAGGTCGGGGGCGTACGCGCCCGCTGA
- a CDS encoding glucose-1-phosphate thymidylyltransferase: protein MKALILCGGRASRLRPLSFSMPKQLAPVANKPVVFHGLETIRGFGVTEVGIIVGTWADAIVDAVGDGSEHGLRITYVKQEKPLGLAHCVVVAREFLGDDDFVMYLGDNVILGDLSKAAEEFERNRPDAQLVVARVPNPSSHGLAEVTPDGKVLCLPEKPAVPTTDLAVMGVFFFTSAIHKAVRSIQASERGELEITHAIEWLIEHGGGVRATRFSGYWKDTGTVEGLLDCNMVMLDTLERRIIGSVDSLSDATGRVVVERGARIRGSQIVGPAVVGASSLVEDSRIGPYASLGANCVVTGTDIERSIVFDGGRLKDIGRLHDSLIGPCAEVRAVRDQRAGHRLIVGEWTTMDIAEGPNRTTDAWP, encoded by the coding sequence ATGAAGGCTTTGATCCTTTGCGGGGGGAGGGCGAGCCGGTTGCGTCCTCTTAGTTTCTCCATGCCCAAACAACTCGCTCCCGTGGCCAACAAGCCCGTCGTCTTCCACGGCTTGGAGACGATCAGAGGATTCGGTGTCACGGAAGTCGGCATCATTGTCGGCACCTGGGCGGACGCCATCGTCGACGCGGTGGGCGACGGATCGGAGCACGGCCTCCGCATCACCTATGTGAAGCAGGAGAAGCCCTTGGGCCTCGCGCACTGCGTGGTGGTGGCCAGGGAATTCCTGGGCGACGACGATTTCGTCATGTATCTCGGTGACAACGTCATCTTGGGAGATCTCAGTAAGGCCGCAGAGGAATTCGAGCGAAATCGCCCGGACGCCCAACTCGTCGTCGCCCGGGTGCCCAATCCTTCGTCACACGGGCTGGCTGAGGTCACCCCGGACGGAAAAGTGCTGTGTCTCCCCGAGAAACCCGCTGTTCCCACAACGGACCTGGCCGTCATGGGCGTCTTCTTCTTCACGTCAGCCATCCACAAAGCCGTACGCTCCATCCAGGCGAGCGAGCGCGGCGAACTGGAGATCACCCACGCCATCGAGTGGCTCATCGAGCACGGCGGCGGCGTGCGGGCGACGCGTTTCTCCGGGTACTGGAAGGACACCGGGACCGTCGAAGGGCTGTTGGACTGCAACATGGTCATGCTCGACACCCTGGAGCGCCGGATCATCGGCTCGGTCGACTCACTGAGCGACGCGACGGGACGGGTGGTCGTGGAACGGGGTGCCCGAATCAGGGGCTCGCAGATCGTGGGCCCTGCGGTGGTCGGGGCATCCAGCCTCGTGGAGGACTCCAGGATCGGCCCGTACGCCAGCCTGGGCGCCAACTGCGTGGTGACCGGCACGGACATCGAGCGGTCGATCGTCTTCGACGGTGGCCGCCTCAAGGACATCGGGCGGCTCCACGACTCGCTGATCGGCCCCTGCGCCGAGGTCCGCGCCGTACGCGATCAGCGGGCCGGACACCGGCTGATCGTGGGCGAGTGGACGACGATGGACATCGCCGAAGGACCGAACCGGACAACGGATGCGTGGCCGTGA
- a CDS encoding MFS transporter: MSDHSEGAESAGPAVRLGVDRVLLVGIFLALSLSIIDGMVVSIAAPTMAADLDLSSAGIRWVVNSYTLARAATFALGGRLADVYGPRRVLLAGLAVFVIASVLCGFAPQEAGTPWLVACRVAQGAGGGVMYPAAMALVVAEFPVHQRGRALATLFGCSQLLSALGLPLGGWLTTLSWRWVFWINLPIGVGALALIAIARGRNDIGQRGVSQDLKGAALLAAGMTTSVLALEQAALLGWSDPVTLLLIVSGPGALALFVLREKRTPFPLIDIRLFRDRCFALDMSILFFSTIAYMPMLFFASFYAQLALRDTAVQAGVYLLFFQLAYSVGAQFGGQLQDRVGVKPALLIGAGLGTAGFALWALQLRELSVSAQWPFIAMAGMGVGLVVPPAATDAYGRAGPEASGMVGGVVQTTRIFSGALGLALLGSVFSDVAQSRVTSTLKDMGMAPGAVGEAARQLVHFVSDDQGDRLQSSVGGVQLTPAIQETIRLDIVRAHQWVFMAMALAAAMAFCCALLHPGSRPAGTGPGSAADARHDAES, from the coding sequence ATGAGCGATCACAGCGAAGGCGCGGAAAGTGCCGGGCCGGCCGTGCGGCTCGGCGTCGACCGCGTTCTGCTCGTCGGCATTTTCCTGGCCCTGTCGCTGTCGATCATCGACGGAATGGTCGTCAGTATCGCGGCACCGACGATGGCCGCGGATCTCGACCTGTCATCGGCGGGCATCCGCTGGGTCGTCAACAGCTACACCCTTGCCCGCGCCGCGACCTTCGCCCTGGGCGGCCGGCTGGCCGATGTGTACGGGCCCCGGCGCGTACTGCTCGCCGGCCTCGCCGTCTTCGTGATCGCGTCCGTGCTGTGCGGTTTCGCCCCCCAGGAAGCCGGCACGCCCTGGCTGGTGGCGTGCCGCGTGGCCCAGGGTGCGGGCGGCGGAGTGATGTACCCGGCCGCGATGGCTCTGGTCGTTGCGGAGTTCCCCGTCCATCAGCGCGGCCGCGCCCTGGCCACACTGTTCGGTTGCTCCCAGTTGCTCAGTGCGCTGGGGCTGCCCCTGGGCGGCTGGCTGACCACGCTCAGCTGGCGATGGGTGTTCTGGATCAACCTGCCGATCGGTGTCGGCGCGCTGGCGCTGATCGCGATCGCGCGTGGCAGGAACGACATCGGGCAGCGGGGGGTCTCCCAGGACCTGAAGGGTGCCGCCCTGCTCGCCGCGGGGATGACGACCAGCGTGCTCGCGCTGGAGCAGGCTGCGCTGCTGGGATGGTCCGACCCCGTCACGCTGCTCCTGATCGTGAGCGGCCCGGGAGCCCTCGCGCTGTTCGTGCTCCGGGAGAAGCGAACGCCGTTCCCGCTCATCGACATCCGCCTGTTCCGCGACCGTTGCTTCGCGTTGGACATGAGCATCCTGTTCTTCTCGACCATCGCGTACATGCCCATGCTGTTCTTCGCGTCCTTCTACGCCCAGCTGGCGTTGCGGGACACGGCCGTCCAAGCGGGCGTCTACCTCCTGTTCTTCCAGCTCGCGTACAGCGTCGGCGCGCAGTTCGGCGGCCAGTTGCAGGACCGGGTCGGGGTGAAACCGGCCCTGCTGATCGGGGCGGGACTCGGGACCGCGGGGTTCGCCCTGTGGGCCCTGCAGCTCAGGGAGCTCTCCGTGAGCGCGCAGTGGCCGTTCATCGCCATGGCCGGCATGGGCGTCGGGCTCGTGGTCCCGCCGGCGGCCACGGACGCCTACGGGCGGGCGGGGCCGGAGGCAAGCGGAATGGTCGGCGGCGTCGTCCAGACCACGCGCATCTTCTCCGGTGCCCTCGGGCTGGCCCTGCTCGGCAGTGTGTTCTCCGATGTCGCCCAGTCCCGGGTCACATCGACGCTGAAGGATATGGGTATGGCTCCCGGCGCGGTGGGGGAGGCGGCGCGGCAGCTCGTGCACTTCGTCAGCGACGACCAGGGCGACCGGCTTCAGAGCAGCGTGGGAGGCGTCCAGCTCACCCCCGCCATCCAGGAGACCATCCGGCTCGACATCGTCAGAGCCCACCAGTGGGTCTTCATGGCCATGGCTCTCGCGGCGGCCATGGCCTTCTGCTGCGCGCTCCTGCACCCCGGCTCCCGGCCGGCGGGGACAGGCCCCGGTTCCGCAGCCGACGCGCGACATGATGCCGAGTCCTGA